A section of the Candidatus Nitrosacidococcus sp. I8 genome encodes:
- the shc gene encoding squalene--hopene cyclase, translated as MAHAIEKTIIEPTEMQSNHKLDSAISRARDYLLRQQHKDGHWCFELEADCTIPAEYIIWTHFTGDLEPELGRKLAVYLREKQADHGGWPLFYDGKLDISCSVKVYFALKLVGDDINAPHMVRAREAILAYGGAARSNAFTRLTLAMFKQIPWRAVPLVPVEIMLFPRWFPFHLTKVAYWSRTVMVPLAILYSLKAEAKNPNKVDIQELFTVPPEKERNYFPARSRANKILLYVERAVRLIEPIIPSFIRKKALKKAETWVVERINGIDGLGAIFPAMVNAHESLILLDYPLDHPIRVIAKKSIQNLVVDHGESAYCQPCVSPVWDTGLAALALQEVENGRTTNQVIHALDWLKRKQILDHPADWQEIHPNLKSGGWAFQYNNAYYPDLDDTSVVAWAMDQANNSDRYGESITLACDWLRGMQSRNGGFASFETNNMHYYLNEIPFADHGALLDPPTVDVTARCVALMGRLKRSEDSESLKHALSYIRNEQEPSGSWFGRWGTNYIYGTWSVLTALEQVGIDPKEEFIRKAVHWLQEVQRPDGGWGEDNYSYYDSFIAGTYKESTPIHTAWALLGLIAVGEGNSTTVKRGVEYLLTNQDKNSWNHLAFNAPGFPRVFYLRYHGYDKFFPLWALAKYRNYINNLC; from the coding sequence ATGGCTCATGCGATTGAAAAAACTATTATAGAACCCACCGAAATGCAATCTAATCATAAATTAGATAGTGCCATATCTCGTGCTAGAGATTACTTATTAAGACAGCAACATAAAGATGGTCACTGGTGTTTTGAGCTAGAAGCAGATTGTACTATCCCTGCTGAATATATTATTTGGACCCACTTTACTGGCGATCTAGAACCAGAGTTAGGGCGTAAATTAGCAGTTTATTTGCGTGAAAAACAAGCTGATCATGGTGGTTGGCCCTTATTTTATGATGGTAAGTTAGATATTAGTTGTTCAGTAAAAGTATATTTTGCTCTTAAACTAGTAGGCGATGATATCAACGCACCTCATATGGTGCGAGCTAGGGAAGCTATTTTAGCCTATGGAGGAGCAGCACGATCTAATGCATTTACTCGTCTTACTTTAGCTATGTTTAAGCAAATTCCTTGGCGAGCAGTCCCTCTTGTGCCTGTGGAAATTATGCTTTTCCCTCGCTGGTTTCCTTTCCACTTAACGAAAGTGGCCTATTGGTCAAGAACTGTAATGGTGCCTTTAGCTATCCTCTATAGCTTAAAAGCTGAAGCAAAAAATCCTAATAAGGTGGATATTCAAGAGCTCTTTACCGTACCTCCTGAAAAGGAGCGTAATTATTTTCCAGCACGATCTCGGGCAAATAAAATACTACTTTATGTAGAGCGTGCGGTTCGGCTGATAGAGCCGATTATTCCATCATTTATACGGAAAAAAGCCCTTAAGAAAGCAGAAACCTGGGTTGTTGAACGAATCAATGGTATTGATGGATTAGGGGCTATTTTCCCAGCAATGGTTAATGCCCATGAGTCCTTAATATTATTAGATTACCCTCTAGATCACCCAATCAGGGTAATTGCTAAAAAATCAATCCAAAATTTAGTTGTAGATCATGGCGAATCAGCTTATTGCCAGCCTTGTGTATCACCTGTTTGGGATACGGGATTAGCTGCTTTAGCACTTCAAGAGGTAGAAAATGGAAGAACTACAAACCAAGTAATTCATGCCCTTGATTGGCTAAAAAGAAAACAGATTTTAGATCACCCAGCAGATTGGCAGGAAATACACCCAAATCTTAAGAGTGGTGGTTGGGCTTTTCAATATAATAATGCTTATTATCCGGACTTAGATGATACTTCAGTAGTTGCTTGGGCGATGGATCAGGCTAATAATTCTGATCGATACGGAGAGTCAATTACCCTTGCTTGCGATTGGCTACGGGGAATGCAATCAAGAAATGGCGGATTTGCCTCATTTGAAACTAATAATATGCATTATTATTTAAATGAAATTCCCTTTGCAGACCATGGTGCCTTACTTGATCCCCCTACCGTAGATGTTACTGCTCGGTGTGTGGCTTTAATGGGGCGGCTGAAACGATCTGAAGATTCAGAATCATTAAAACACGCCCTCTCTTATATACGTAATGAACAAGAACCTAGTGGATCCTGGTTTGGGCGGTGGGGAACCAATTACATTTATGGGACTTGGTCAGTACTCACTGCTTTAGAACAAGTAGGAATCGATCCAAAAGAAGAATTTATTCGCAAAGCAGTTCATTGGCTTCAAGAAGTTCAACGTCCAGATGGAGGTTGGGGTGAGGATAATTATTCTTACTATGACTCGTTTATTGCAGGAACATATAAGGAAAGCACCCCTATCCACACCGCTTGGGCGCTACTTGGGTTAATTGCTGTAGGAGAAGGAAATAGTACTACAGTAAAACGAGGTGTTGAATATTTACTTACTAACCAAGATAAAAACTCTTGGAATCACTTAGCATTTAATGCACCAGGATTTCCTCGGGTTTTCTACCTTAGGTATCACGGCTATGATAAATTTTTCCCACTTTGGGCTTTAGCAAAATACCGCAATTATATTAATAATCTATGCTAG
- a CDS encoding phytoene/squalene synthase family protein translates to MDAVIEDKVYQDKMLVDVSRTFALTIPQLPDKLREVVANGYLLCRIADTIEDEPTLSLDQKNIFSKAFTQVVKGDKSAQSFAKDLYPLLSDQMLPAERELILNTSRVIRVTHSFTPPQRAALERCVRIMCDGMPRFQRSASLKGLEDMIAMDKYCYFVAGVVGEMLTELFCDYSPEVHENCDGLRKLTLSFGQGLQMTNILKDIWDDRERGVCWLPRSVFEKAHFNLEDLTPNQYSSTFGEGFQYLISIAHTHLQNALAYTLLIPSKEVGIRRFCLWAIGFAILTLRKLHHHQDFSSGNQVKISRRSVKITIFLTNLAANHDRVLKFLFSLAAKGIPLSPLKTPQISYGK, encoded by the coding sequence ATGGATGCTGTTATTGAAGACAAAGTGTATCAAGATAAAATGCTTGTGGATGTTTCCCGCACCTTTGCACTTACAATTCCCCAGCTACCTGATAAACTAAGAGAAGTCGTCGCAAATGGTTATTTATTATGCCGGATTGCAGATACTATTGAAGATGAACCTACCCTGAGCTTAGATCAAAAAAATATATTCTCTAAAGCATTTACTCAAGTAGTCAAGGGAGATAAATCTGCTCAATCTTTTGCTAAAGATCTCTATCCTCTTTTATCCGATCAAATGCTTCCCGCTGAACGGGAGCTCATTCTGAACACCTCTCGAGTTATTCGAGTAACCCATAGTTTTACGCCTCCTCAGCGTGCTGCTCTAGAGCGGTGTGTTCGTATTATGTGCGATGGAATGCCTAGATTTCAAAGATCAGCCAGCTTAAAAGGATTAGAGGACATGATAGCAATGGATAAGTACTGTTATTTCGTTGCTGGTGTGGTAGGTGAAATGCTCACAGAGTTATTTTGTGACTATTCTCCAGAAGTTCACGAAAACTGCGATGGATTACGTAAACTTACCCTCTCTTTTGGGCAAGGCTTACAGATGACCAATATCCTTAAGGATATTTGGGATGATAGGGAACGAGGCGTATGTTGGTTACCTCGTAGTGTATTTGAAAAAGCACATTTTAATCTAGAAGATTTAACACCTAATCAGTACTCCTCCACTTTTGGAGAGGGATTTCAGTATTTGATTAGCATTGCTCATACCCATTTGCAAAATGCTCTAGCTTATACCTTGCTTATTCCGTCTAAAGAAGTAGGTATTCGCCGTTTTTGCCTTTGGGCAATTGGGTTTGCCATTTTAACTTTACGTAAATTACATCATCATCAGGATTTTTCTAGTGGAAATCAGGTTAAAATTTCACGCCGTAGTGTAAAGATAACTATTTTTTTGACCAACCTTGCGGCAAATCATGATAGAGTACTGAAATTTTTATTTAGCCTTGCTGCCAAGGGTATACCTCTTTCCCCTTTAAAAACCCCTCAAATTAGTTACGGTAAATAA
- a CDS encoding DUF6655 family protein: protein MLIAFNGCITTVQGSLPKRTATEELLISTAVDHSVVELNFDIPSGAKVWFDTSMLPGIRNQDQDILYAISAIKAQLLKQGGQLITDQKEADLIMEARIGALSIDKIERLIGIPSFSVPVPLAGTFKTPEIAFYKKSDMRGIAKLAFFIYGAKNGKLQNFSVPVHGDSYYIHVHTPVSNWFRDDFVPEKNWFETDFSLRNKRTRN from the coding sequence ATGCTAATAGCATTTAATGGCTGTATCACCACAGTACAAGGATCTCTTCCTAAACGAACAGCTACAGAAGAACTACTTATTTCTACTGCGGTGGATCATAGCGTAGTAGAGTTAAATTTTGATATCCCATCGGGGGCAAAAGTTTGGTTTGATACCAGCATGCTACCTGGTATTAGAAATCAAGATCAAGATATTTTATATGCTATTAGTGCCATTAAAGCACAGTTACTTAAACAAGGTGGACAGCTAATTACAGACCAAAAAGAAGCTGATTTGATCATGGAAGCAAGGATAGGGGCACTTTCTATTGATAAAATTGAGAGGTTGATAGGTATCCCTAGTTTTTCCGTTCCGGTACCTTTAGCAGGTACCTTTAAAACCCCAGAAATAGCATTTTACAAAAAATCAGATATGCGTGGCATTGCTAAGCTAGCTTTTTTTATTTATGGTGCCAAGAATGGTAAATTACAAAATTTTTCAGTTCCTGTTCATGGAGATTCTTACTATATTCATGTGCATACACCAGTGAGTAATTGGTTTAGGGATGATTTTGTTCCTGAAAAAAATTGGTTTGAAACTGATTTCTCTCTTAGAAATAAAAGAACTAGAAATTAA
- a CDS encoding FAD-linked oxidase C-terminal domain-containing protein encodes MFTSKIPNHSFNKKELIKELSAFLPKNGILYKEEDLSPYECDGLSAYQILPWLVVLPETIAQIQKLLQICNVNNIPIVPRGAGTGLSGGALPLSNGVLISLAKFNRILAIDPLNRTARVQPGVRNLAISEAAAPHRLYYAPDPSSQIACTIGGNVAENSGGVHCLKYGLTVHNVLALKILTITGELISLGSTTLDYPGYDLISLMTGSEGLLGIIIEITVKLLPIPEQTQLLLAAFNTVEEASKAVSTILSAGIIPAGLEMMDQLAIQAAENFVQVGYPRNVAAILLCELDGNATEVSYQFEQVKSLLSASGAAEIRIAENKQEQLKLWKGRKAAFPAVGRISPDYYCMDGTIPRKKLAEVLIQINKLSEEFKLPIANVFHAGDGNLHPLILYDGSKPGELERAEQLGAEILELCVTVGGAITGEHGVGIEKINQMCIQFSTEELQQFHEIKSAFDPNNLLNPGKGIPTLHRCAEFGATHVHHNNFAFPDLERF; translated from the coding sequence TTGTTTACTTCGAAAATCCCCAACCACTCTTTTAATAAGAAAGAACTTATTAAAGAGCTGAGTGCTTTTTTACCTAAAAATGGAATTCTATACAAAGAGGAAGACCTATCTCCTTATGAATGTGATGGGCTTTCTGCCTATCAAATCCTCCCTTGGTTAGTAGTTCTGCCAGAAACGATTGCTCAAATTCAAAAACTTCTTCAGATTTGCAACGTAAATAATATTCCTATTGTGCCTCGAGGGGCAGGAACGGGACTCTCTGGAGGAGCTTTACCTCTAAGCAATGGGGTACTGATTAGCCTTGCTAAGTTTAATCGCATTTTAGCCATTGATCCTCTCAACAGAACAGCTCGGGTACAGCCTGGGGTACGTAACCTTGCTATTTCCGAAGCAGCAGCACCTCATAGACTTTATTACGCACCTGATCCATCCTCTCAGATCGCTTGTACTATTGGGGGTAATGTTGCAGAAAATTCTGGTGGAGTACACTGTTTGAAATATGGATTAACAGTTCATAATGTCCTAGCACTAAAAATCCTCACCATTACTGGTGAACTTATTTCTTTAGGGAGCACTACCCTAGATTATCCTGGTTATGATTTAATATCACTGATGACAGGATCAGAAGGGTTGCTTGGAATAATTATTGAGATCACCGTAAAATTACTCCCTATTCCTGAACAAACTCAATTATTACTCGCTGCTTTTAATACAGTAGAAGAGGCAAGTAAGGCAGTCAGCACTATTTTAAGTGCGGGAATTATTCCTGCTGGATTAGAAATGATGGATCAGCTAGCAATTCAAGCGGCAGAAAATTTTGTTCAAGTAGGCTACCCTAGAAATGTTGCAGCAATTTTACTATGTGAGCTAGATGGAAATGCTACCGAAGTTAGCTATCAATTTGAGCAAGTGAAAAGCTTATTATCTGCTTCAGGTGCTGCAGAGATACGTATTGCAGAAAATAAACAAGAACAGTTAAAGCTATGGAAAGGGCGTAAAGCAGCTTTTCCTGCAGTAGGTCGTATCTCTCCGGATTATTACTGTATGGATGGGACTATTCCACGCAAAAAACTTGCCGAAGTATTAATACAAATTAATAAGCTTTCAGAGGAGTTTAAATTACCTATCGCTAATGTATTTCATGCCGGAGATGGTAATTTACACCCTTTGATTCTTTACGATGGAAGTAAGCCCGGAGAACTAGAGCGAGCAGAACAACTAGGGGCTGAGATTTTAGAGCTTTGTGTTACCGTTGGCGGCGCAATTACCGGTGAACATGGAGTAGGGATTGAGAAAATTAATCAAATGTGTATTCAATTTAGTACTGAAGAGCTTCAACAATTCCATGAAATAAAATCGGCTTTTGATCCTAATAATTTACTTAATCCTGGAAAAGGAATTCCAACACTGCATCGTTGTGCTGAATTTGGTGCAACCCATGTACATCACAATAATTTTGCTTTTCCTGATCTGGAGCGGTTTTGA
- a CDS encoding kinase, with protein MIEELRNTHIINALQKLAEGRDIFSYCSEGICSTLVDLELDTYALWGKNSDKSNKIIYHSIQEKIRLLHLNSAISAKHDQLQIPPLETLWQVHLPIAMWIIEQQERLGKNPLVLGLSGAQGSGKSTLSRFLEVILTTYFHQKVATLSLDDFYLSHGKRQQLAKKVHPLFVTRGVPGTHDTILAIKTLESLKSANQDSITQFPKFDKGLDNRLPDAEGIIFQGRPDIIIFEGWCVGTHPESDQQLIVPINQLEIEEDKDSAWRHYINQVLHHDYAKLFSLLDRLIFIKIPSFQTVCKQRLEQEQSLAHSNQQRYLNKRTSEIKIMDKVAIKRFIAHFQRITEYMLREVPSYADMVLEINDRRVFLKIQAKN; from the coding sequence ATGATAGAGGAACTAAGAAATACGCATATAATAAATGCGCTTCAGAAATTAGCAGAAGGAAGAGATATTTTCTCTTATTGCTCTGAGGGAATTTGCTCTACTCTAGTAGATTTAGAGTTAGATACCTACGCTTTGTGGGGAAAAAATTCAGATAAATCAAATAAGATTATTTACCACAGCATACAAGAGAAAATTAGATTACTACATTTAAACAGTGCTATCTCAGCAAAGCATGATCAATTACAAATACCACCACTAGAAACCCTATGGCAGGTCCACTTACCTATAGCCATGTGGATCATAGAGCAACAAGAAAGGCTAGGGAAAAATCCTTTAGTATTAGGGCTAAGTGGTGCTCAAGGATCGGGGAAATCCACCTTGAGTAGGTTTTTGGAAGTTATTTTGACTACTTATTTTCATCAAAAAGTAGCTACTTTATCACTGGATGATTTTTATCTTTCTCATGGTAAGAGACAGCAGTTAGCTAAAAAAGTGCATCCTTTGTTTGTGACTCGGGGCGTACCCGGCACTCATGATACAATACTCGCAATAAAGACACTAGAATCCTTAAAATCAGCAAATCAGGACTCAATTACCCAATTTCCTAAATTTGATAAAGGATTAGATAATAGACTGCCTGACGCAGAAGGTATTATTTTTCAAGGGCGACCTGATATTATAATTTTTGAAGGATGGTGTGTAGGTACTCATCCAGAATCTGATCAGCAACTTATCGTCCCTATTAACCAGTTAGAGATTGAAGAAGATAAGGATAGTGCATGGCGACACTATATAAACCAAGTATTGCATCATGATTATGCTAAATTATTTTCCTTATTAGATAGGTTAATTTTTATAAAAATCCCTTCTTTTCAAACTGTATGTAAGCAGCGATTGGAACAAGAACAGAGTCTCGCTCACTCAAATCAGCAAAGATATCTGAATAAACGTACCTCAGAAATAAAAATAATGGACAAAGTAGCAATCAAGAGATTTATTGCTCATTTTCAAAGAATAACTGAATATATGTTAAGAGAAGTACCTTCTTATGCTGATATGGTATTAGAGATTAATGATCGGAGAGTATTTTTAAAAATACAGGCTAAAAATTAG
- a CDS encoding pyridoxal-phosphate-dependent aminotransferase family protein — protein MPISSFHPPTRILLGPGPSDVNPRILEAMSRPTIGHLDPLFVAMMDEMKSLLQYTFQTQNELTFSVSAPGSAGMETCFVNLLEPGDKAIVCQNGVFGGRMKENVERCGAIPVMIQDTWGKPVDPNKLEETLKAHPDTKVVAFVHAETSTGAQSDAKTLVEIAHRYGCLTIVDTVTSLGGSPVKVDEWKIDAIYSGSQKCLSCTPGLSPVSFSSRAVEKIKTRKTKTQSWFLDLGLVSSYWGGAGKRAYHHTAPINALYGLHESLVILQEEGIEESWARHNRNHQILKAGIEAMGLSFIVDKPYRLPQLNAIKIPEGIDDAKVRTQLLQQYGIEIGAGLGDMAGKIWRVGLMGHSANLRNVLIFLGALEKILSDLGAKIEVGAATKAASLKAAA, from the coding sequence ATGCCTATTTCTTCTTTTCACCCCCCTACTCGAATTTTATTGGGCCCAGGTCCATCTGATGTAAATCCTCGAATTTTAGAGGCTATGTCTCGCCCCACCATTGGTCATTTAGATCCGCTTTTTGTTGCCATGATGGATGAGATGAAATCTCTACTGCAATATACTTTTCAAACTCAAAATGAGCTCACTTTTTCTGTCTCTGCTCCTGGGAGTGCAGGGATGGAAACTTGTTTTGTTAACTTATTAGAACCGGGAGATAAAGCCATCGTTTGCCAGAATGGTGTGTTTGGTGGTCGGATGAAAGAAAATGTAGAACGATGTGGTGCTATCCCAGTTATGATACAAGATACTTGGGGAAAACCTGTAGATCCAAATAAGCTTGAAGAAACCCTTAAAGCGCACCCAGATACGAAAGTGGTTGCGTTTGTCCATGCAGAAACCTCTACAGGTGCTCAGTCAGATGCAAAAACCTTAGTAGAAATTGCTCACCGCTATGGTTGTCTTACTATTGTAGATACAGTTACTTCCTTAGGAGGCAGCCCGGTAAAAGTAGATGAGTGGAAAATTGATGCCATTTATTCAGGTAGCCAAAAATGCCTTTCCTGCACCCCTGGGCTTTCTCCAGTAAGTTTTAGTTCACGGGCAGTAGAAAAAATTAAAACTCGAAAAACAAAAACCCAGAGTTGGTTTTTAGATTTAGGGTTAGTCAGTAGTTACTGGGGTGGAGCAGGAAAACGAGCCTATCATCATACAGCACCTATTAATGCTCTTTACGGATTGCATGAATCTCTAGTTATTTTACAAGAAGAAGGGATTGAGGAATCTTGGGCAAGGCATAATCGTAATCATCAAATACTCAAAGCGGGTATTGAAGCTATGGGATTATCCTTTATTGTTGATAAACCTTATCGCCTTCCTCAGCTCAATGCAATTAAAATTCCTGAAGGTATTGATGATGCAAAAGTACGCACCCAATTATTGCAGCAATACGGCATAGAAATAGGGGCTGGGCTAGGGGATATGGCAGGTAAAATATGGCGTGTTGGTTTAATGGGTCACAGTGCTAACTTACGTAATGTCTTAATTTTCCTAGGGGCCTTAGAGAAGATTTTAAGCGATTTAGGTGCCAAAATTGAAGTAGGTGCAGCAACTAAAGCCGCTTCTTTAAAAGCAGCAGCATAG
- the dapE gene encoding succinyl-diaminopimelate desuccinylase, which produces MSSTLALTKELIACPSITPNDAGCQKILADRLEKIGFHTEYMPFGKVQNLWICRGKSSPLFVFAGHTDVVPTGPKEKWASNPFTPTIKGGILYGRGAADMKGGLAAMVTACEQFISSHPDHQGTIALLITSDEEGIAVDGTVRVIEALQKRGEKIDFCLVGEPSSLEKVGDQIKNGRRGSLNGTLIIHGIQGHIAYPQLADNPIHGFAGALLELCNTQWDEGNEDFPPTSFQISNIRGGTGATNVIPGDLEVLFNFRYSTEVTDNELKHRVTDILSRHHLKYTIDWHLSGLPFRTQESATLAAIVVKAIKEITGIETTLSTSGGTSDGRFIAPTGTQVIELGPVNKSIHQINEHVAIADLDQLSQIYVRILELLLID; this is translated from the coding sequence ATGTCCTCTACTTTAGCACTTACTAAAGAATTGATTGCCTGCCCTTCTATTACCCCTAACGATGCAGGCTGTCAAAAAATCTTGGCTGATCGTCTCGAGAAAATAGGCTTTCATACAGAATATATGCCTTTTGGGAAAGTACAAAATCTTTGGATCTGCCGAGGTAAAAGCTCTCCCCTATTTGTATTCGCAGGCCATACAGATGTAGTGCCTACTGGACCTAAAGAAAAATGGGCAAGCAATCCTTTTACCCCAACAATTAAAGGCGGAATTCTTTATGGTCGTGGAGCAGCAGATATGAAAGGTGGTCTTGCTGCTATGGTAACTGCCTGTGAGCAATTTATTTCTAGCCACCCCGATCACCAAGGAACTATTGCTTTATTGATTACTAGTGATGAAGAAGGAATTGCAGTAGATGGTACTGTTAGGGTAATAGAGGCATTACAAAAGAGAGGAGAAAAAATAGATTTTTGTTTAGTAGGTGAACCGAGCAGTCTTGAGAAAGTAGGTGATCAAATCAAAAATGGTCGTAGAGGATCTCTTAACGGAACTTTAATTATTCATGGTATTCAAGGGCATATCGCCTATCCTCAATTAGCTGATAACCCTATTCATGGCTTTGCAGGAGCGTTATTAGAGCTATGCAATACTCAATGGGATGAGGGCAATGAGGATTTTCCGCCTACCAGCTTTCAAATTTCAAATATTCGTGGTGGTACAGGTGCAACTAATGTCATTCCGGGGGATCTAGAAGTACTATTTAATTTCCGTTATTCTACAGAAGTAACAGATAACGAGCTAAAACACCGAGTAACTGATATCCTCTCTCGCCATCATTTAAAGTATACTATTGATTGGCATCTCTCTGGCTTACCATTTCGTACCCAAGAAAGTGCTACTCTAGCGGCTATAGTTGTAAAAGCAATTAAGGAAATTACTGGTATTGAAACTACACTTTCCACTAGTGGTGGTACATCAGATGGGCGATTCATTGCGCCTACTGGTACACAGGTGATAGAGTTAGGTCCAGTTAATAAAAGTATTCATCAAATTAACGAACATGTAGCCATTGCAGATCTAGATCAATTATCTCAAATCTATGTTCGAATTTTAGAGCTTTTATTGATAGATTAA
- the dapD gene encoding 2,3,4,5-tetrahydropyridine-2,6-dicarboxylate N-succinyltransferase: MSDIQTIIEEAFEHRSEINPHNGEAKVRNAVSEALQLLNTGRARVAEKKEGIWLVNEWLKKAVLLSFRLSDNSLIQGGFTHYFDKVPPKYNHYTLSDFQKDNVRVVPPATVRKGAFIAPNVVLMPSYVNIGAYVDEGTMVDTWATVGSCAQIGKNVHLSGGVGIGGVLEPLQARPTIIEDDCFIGARSEVVEGVIVEKGSVISMGVFIGQSTKILNRATDEISYGRIPEGSVVVSGNLPSKDGTYSLYCAVIVKQVDEKTRSKVGINELLRDI; encoded by the coding sequence ATGAGTGATATTCAAACAATTATTGAAGAGGCCTTTGAGCATAGATCTGAAATTAATCCCCATAATGGAGAGGCTAAGGTTAGAAATGCAGTATCAGAAGCACTACAGCTCTTAAATACTGGTCGTGCACGAGTAGCAGAAAAAAAAGAAGGAATATGGCTAGTTAACGAGTGGCTGAAAAAAGCAGTATTACTTTCTTTTCGACTCTCTGATAACTCCCTTATTCAAGGGGGATTTACTCATTATTTTGATAAAGTCCCCCCAAAGTATAATCACTATACTCTTAGTGATTTTCAAAAAGATAATGTAAGAGTCGTTCCACCTGCTACGGTACGTAAGGGTGCTTTTATCGCCCCTAATGTAGTACTGATGCCTTCCTACGTAAATATTGGTGCTTATGTGGATGAAGGCACTATGGTAGATACTTGGGCAACCGTAGGATCTTGTGCCCAAATTGGGAAAAATGTTCACCTCTCTGGCGGTGTGGGTATCGGTGGTGTTCTAGAACCTTTACAAGCCCGACCTACTATTATTGAAGATGATTGTTTTATCGGTGCCCGATCTGAAGTAGTAGAAGGAGTCATTGTTGAGAAAGGATCGGTAATTTCTATGGGCGTATTTATTGGTCAAAGTACAAAAATCCTAAATAGAGCAACCGATGAAATCAGCTATGGACGAATTCCAGAAGGATCTGTGGTTGTTTCTGGTAACCTTCCCTCTAAAGATGGTACTTATAGCCTTTACTGTGCTGTAATTGTAAAGCAGGTAGATGAGAAGACTCGTAGTAAGGTGGGGATTAATGAGTTACTCCGTGATATTTAA
- a CDS encoding ATP-binding protein, translated as MSSTTQQLIDRVSDLVDRIEYHFFPQDRALNWESSIAFRWRATHLSHSGYLEPISNTHSIQLEYLCGVNSQKQRLIQNTHQFISGLPANNALLWGSRGTGKSSLIKAVLNKFAHQGLRLIEVDKHELIHLPDIIAQVIQRPECFILFCDDLSFEADDSSYKSLKAVLDGSIGTTPKNVLVYATSNRRHLLPEYESENQQTQLIDQEIHHGETVEEKISLSDRFGLWLSFYPINQEGYLEIVHTWLKYHEVDLKLWEEADKAALQWALARGSRSGRTAWQFALDFAGSQQLKDKTK; from the coding sequence ATGTCCTCAACCACTCAACAACTAATTGATAGAGTATCAGATTTAGTTGATCGTATTGAATATCATTTTTTTCCCCAGGATAGAGCTCTTAATTGGGAATCATCCATTGCTTTCCGCTGGCGAGCCACTCATCTAAGTCATTCAGGTTACTTAGAGCCTATTTCAAATACCCATTCTATTCAGTTAGAGTATTTATGCGGAGTAAATTCCCAAAAACAGCGGTTAATTCAAAACACTCATCAATTTATTTCTGGGTTACCAGCAAATAATGCACTCTTATGGGGTTCTCGAGGTACCGGAAAATCTTCCTTAATTAAAGCTGTTCTCAATAAGTTTGCTCATCAAGGTCTAAGGCTAATTGAAGTGGATAAACATGAATTAATTCATTTACCTGATATTATTGCTCAGGTGATACAACGCCCTGAGTGCTTTATATTATTCTGCGATGATCTCTCATTTGAAGCAGACGATTCTAGCTATAAATCTTTAAAAGCTGTTTTAGATGGCTCTATAGGTACTACTCCAAAAAATGTATTAGTTTATGCTACTTCTAATCGCCGCCATTTACTCCCTGAATATGAGTCAGAAAATCAACAAACACAGCTTATAGATCAAGAAATTCACCACGGAGAAACAGTAGAAGAGAAAATTTCCCTTTCTGATCGATTTGGCCTATGGCTTTCTTTTTACCCTATCAATCAAGAAGGTTACTTGGAAATAGTGCACACTTGGTTAAAATATCATGAGGTAGATTTAAAATTATGGGAAGAAGCAGACAAAGCGGCTCTACAATGGGCCTTAGCCAGAGGTTCAAGAAGCGGGCGTACGGCTTGGCAGTTTGCTCTAGATTTCGCAGGATCTCAACAACTTAAAGATAAAACTAAATAA
- the rimP gene encoding ribosome maturation factor RimP has translation MWDRESIYTVIMPTITTLGYELVGIECHVNHKNSLLRVYIDSDLGITVDDCENISHQVSALLDVEKPNMGSYTLEVSSPGLDRPLFTKAHYVRFIANDISITLYESLDGQKKLKGLLKAVLEDEIVIVVTGKDFQIPLSNIKKARLVPKIN, from the coding sequence ATGTGGGATAGGGAAAGTATTTATACTGTAATAATGCCAACTATTACTACCTTAGGCTATGAGCTAGTAGGTATAGAGTGTCATGTCAATCATAAAAATTCCCTCTTACGTGTGTATATTGATTCAGATTTAGGAATTACAGTAGATGACTGTGAAAATATCAGTCATCAAGTAAGTGCTTTACTAGATGTAGAAAAGCCAAATATGGGATCTTACACTCTAGAGGTATCTTCTCCTGGGCTTGATCGGCCGCTTTTCACTAAAGCACACTATGTTCGATTTATTGCAAATGACATTTCAATCACGCTCTATGAGTCTTTAGATGGGCAAAAAAAATTAAAGGGCTTACTAAAAGCTGTTCTTGAAGATGAAATTGTAATTGTAGTTACTGGGAAAGATTTCCAAATTCCATTGTCGAACATAAAAAAAGCGCGTTTAGTACCAAAAATAAATTAA